In Mastacembelus armatus chromosome 22, fMasArm1.2, whole genome shotgun sequence, a genomic segment contains:
- the mocs1 gene encoding molybdenum cofactor biosynthesis protein 1 isoform X3 translates to MATHAVLCCRLSDGRSLTSLSKLLVQSVTRNIHRLFSSATHKQDEVELGESSVSVAAPNFAASVKPRTGQERVQDDGTLPFSAFLTDNFGRRHSYLRISLTEKCNLRCQYCMPEEGVKLTPRNQLLTTSEIMTLARLFVQEGVDKIRLTGGEPLIRPDVLDIIAGLRTLEGLKTIAVTTNGINLARLLPKLKNAGLDMINISLDSLVPAKFEFIVRRKGFHKVIEGIDKAIEMGYSPVKVNCVVMRGLNEDELLDFVALTEKKPLEVRFIEYMPFDGNKWNFKKMVSYQEMLDHIRQQWPNFEMLQTDHTGTAKTCKVPGFKGQVGFITSMSEHFCGSCNRLRITADGSLKVCLFGNSEVSLRDVLRSGAPDKELLQIIGAAVGNKKKHHAGMFSISQMKNRPMILIGG, encoded by the exons ATGGCCACTCACGCTGTTCTGTGTTGCCGCCTGTCTGACGGACGGAGTTTAACCAGTTTGAGTAAATTGTTGGTACAGAGCGTCACCAGGAACATTCACAGGCTGTTTTCCAGTGCAACGCACAAGCAAGACGAAGTTGAACTTGGAGAGTCCAGCGTTTCTGTAGCTGCACCCAACTTCGCCGCTTCTGTCAAACCCAGGACAGGACAG GAGAGGGTACAAGATGATGGCACACTACCCTTTTCAGCTTTCTTGACTGACAATTTTGGACGGAGGCACAGCTACCTGCGCATCTCCTTGACAGAGAAATGCAACCTGCGCT GTCAGTATTGCATGCCGGAGGAGGGGGTAAAACTTACACCACGGAACCAGCTTCTGACCACCTCAGAGATAATGACCCTGGCTCGCCTCTTCGTTCAGGAGGGGGTGGATAAAATTCGCCTAACTGGAGGGGAACCTCTTATCAGACCTGATGTGTTGGATATCATTG CAGGACTAAGGACGTTGGAGGGCCTGAAAACCATTGCAGTAACAACCAATGGCATTAACCTGGCCAGGCTTCTACCAAAGCTGAAAAATGCTGGCCTTGACATGATTAACATCAGCCTGGATTCCTTGGTCCCTGCCAAATTTGAGTTTATTGTCAGGCGGAAAG GGTTCCACAAGGTCATAGAGGGCATTGATAAAGCCATTGAAATGGGTTACAGCCCTGTCAAG GTCAACTGTGTGGTAATGCGAGGCCTCAATGAGGACGAACTGCTGGATTTTGTAGCTCTAACAGAGAAGAAGCCTCTGGAGGTTCGCTTCATCGAATACATGCCCTTCGATG GCAACAAATGGAACTTTAAGAAGATGGTGAGTTACCAGGAGATGCTGGATCACATCAGGCAGCAGTGGCCCAACTTTGAAATGCTTCAGACTGATCATACAGGCACTGCCAAG ACATGTAAAGTGCCAGGATTTAAAGGTCAGGTGGGCTTCATCACTTCCATGTCCGAGCATTTCTGTGGCTCCTGCAACCGCTTACGGATCACAGCAGATGGAAGCCTTAAG gtgtgtttgtttggtaaCTCTGAGGTGTCTCTCAGAGATGTCTTGCGTTCTGGGGCACCAGATAAGGAGCTACTGCAAATCATCGGAGCAGCTGTGGGCAACAAGAAGAAACACCATGCAG GCATGTTCAGCATCTCCCAGATGAAAAACAGGCCTATGATCCTCATTGGTGGGTGA
- the mocs1 gene encoding molybdenum cofactor biosynthesis protein 1 isoform X2: MATHAVLCCRLSDGRSLTSLSKLLVQSVTRNIHRLFSSATHKQDEVELGESSVSVAAPNFAASVKPRTGQERVQDDGTLPFSAFLTDNFGRRHSYLRISLTEKCNLRCQYCMPEEGVKLTPRNQLLTTSEIMTLARLFVQEGVDKIRLTGGEPLIRPDVLDIIAGLRTLEGLKTIAVTTNGINLARLLPKLKNAGLDMINISLDSLVPAKFEFIVRRKGFHKVIEGIDKAIEMGYSPVKVNCVVMRGLNEDELLDFVALTEKKPLEVRFIEYMPFDGNKWNFKKMVSYQEMLDHIRQQWPNFEMLQTDHTGTAKTCKVPGFKGQVGFITSMSEHFCGSCNRLRITADGSLKVCLFGNSEVSLRDVLRSGAPDKELLQIIGAAVGNKKKHHAGITSPRPLSLPKSQGSQKAFTVVSQLTVSNNTFLSPTASPVTCHPDNRTALSREVFLCLPDRTVSTQTANICCLRTLMCGDTYVRPHCRQENPNVMDSIHIVASLYSTELGRSCHTKIASFTTRTNVMSSLNECLRYAQGRGPNAFKTHLLRTLQTPIFRRLLMNAKINLPRYFVRPCHNQSSSEDPCLKPRRSVSDQTKLATNSNKTHLDETSEAQLTHTDTQGRANMVDTGGKVPTCRTATAHATVILGTAAFQLLQANQLAKGDALTVAQLAGIMASKQTSTLIPLCHPLPLDHISVTFDLDEWQNAVVITAVCRTTGRTGVEMEALTAVSVAALTVYDMCKAVTHDIIITDVKLVSKTGGKKDFHRYC; encoded by the exons ATGGCCACTCACGCTGTTCTGTGTTGCCGCCTGTCTGACGGACGGAGTTTAACCAGTTTGAGTAAATTGTTGGTACAGAGCGTCACCAGGAACATTCACAGGCTGTTTTCCAGTGCAACGCACAAGCAAGACGAAGTTGAACTTGGAGAGTCCAGCGTTTCTGTAGCTGCACCCAACTTCGCCGCTTCTGTCAAACCCAGGACAGGACAG GAGAGGGTACAAGATGATGGCACACTACCCTTTTCAGCTTTCTTGACTGACAATTTTGGACGGAGGCACAGCTACCTGCGCATCTCCTTGACAGAGAAATGCAACCTGCGCT GTCAGTATTGCATGCCGGAGGAGGGGGTAAAACTTACACCACGGAACCAGCTTCTGACCACCTCAGAGATAATGACCCTGGCTCGCCTCTTCGTTCAGGAGGGGGTGGATAAAATTCGCCTAACTGGAGGGGAACCTCTTATCAGACCTGATGTGTTGGATATCATTG CAGGACTAAGGACGTTGGAGGGCCTGAAAACCATTGCAGTAACAACCAATGGCATTAACCTGGCCAGGCTTCTACCAAAGCTGAAAAATGCTGGCCTTGACATGATTAACATCAGCCTGGATTCCTTGGTCCCTGCCAAATTTGAGTTTATTGTCAGGCGGAAAG GGTTCCACAAGGTCATAGAGGGCATTGATAAAGCCATTGAAATGGGTTACAGCCCTGTCAAG GTCAACTGTGTGGTAATGCGAGGCCTCAATGAGGACGAACTGCTGGATTTTGTAGCTCTAACAGAGAAGAAGCCTCTGGAGGTTCGCTTCATCGAATACATGCCCTTCGATG GCAACAAATGGAACTTTAAGAAGATGGTGAGTTACCAGGAGATGCTGGATCACATCAGGCAGCAGTGGCCCAACTTTGAAATGCTTCAGACTGATCATACAGGCACTGCCAAG ACATGTAAAGTGCCAGGATTTAAAGGTCAGGTGGGCTTCATCACTTCCATGTCCGAGCATTTCTGTGGCTCCTGCAACCGCTTACGGATCACAGCAGATGGAAGCCTTAAG gtgtgtttgtttggtaaCTCTGAGGTGTCTCTCAGAGATGTCTTGCGTTCTGGGGCACCAGATAAGGAGCTACTGCAAATCATCGGAGCAGCTGTGGGCAACAAGAAGAAACACCATGCAG GCATCACATCCCCAAGGCCTTTGTCTCTGCCAAAGTCACAAGGCAGCCAGAAGGCTTTCACTGTGGTTTCCCAGCTTACAGTTTCAAACAACACATTCCTCTCTCCAACAGCTTCTCCTGTCACATGCCATCCAGACAACAGGACAGCTCTGAGCAGAGAGGTTTTTTTGTGCCTTCCAGACCGCACTGTTTCAACACAGACAGCCAACATATGCTGCTTGAGAACCTTGATGTGTGGAGATACCTATGTTAGGCCACATTGTAGACAAGAAAACCCTAATGTGATGGACAGCATCCACATTGTAGCATCACTTTACTCCACTGAGCTTGGACGGAGTTGTCACACTAAAATTGCAAGTTTTACTACCCGCACAAATGTCATGAGCAGCTTAAATGAATGTCTCAGGTACGCACAAGGCAGGGGTCCTAATGCTTTCAAGACTCATTTACTCAGGACCCTACAAACACCTATTTTTCGCAGACTACTAATGAATGCCAAAATAAATCTTCCACGTTACTTTGTTAGACCATGCCACAATCAAAGTTCCAGTGAAGACCCCTGCCTCAAACCCAGACGGTCTGTCAGTGATCAGACCAAGTTAGCCACAAACTCAAATAAAACTCACCTGGATGAAACCAGTGAAGCCCAAttgacacatacagacacacagggcCGAGCCAACATGGTGGATACTGGGGGGAAAGTTCCCACATGTCGAACAGCCACAGCACATGCCACTGTCATCCTGGGCACCGCTGCTTTCCAGCTGCTTCAGGCTAACCAATTGGCTAAAGGAGATGCCTTGACTGTGGCACAGTTGGCCGGCATTATGGCTTCCAAACAGACCTCAACCCTGATCCCACTCTGCCATCCACTCCCCTTGGACCACATCTCTGTTACCTTTGACCTGGATGAGTGGCAGAACGCTGTGGTCATCACAGCAGTGTGTCGCACTACGGGTAGGACAGGAGTAGAGATGGAGGCTCTGACAGCAGTTTCGGTGGCAGCGCTAACAGTCTATGACATGTGCAAGGCAGTGACCCATGACATAATAATCACAGATGTAAAACTGGTCAGTAAAACAGGTGGGAAGAAGGACTTTCATCGTTATTGTTGA
- the mocs1 gene encoding molybdenum cofactor biosynthesis protein 1 isoform X1 yields the protein MATHAVLCCRLSDGRSLTSLSKLLVQSVTRNIHRLFSSATHKQDEVELGESSVSVAAPNFAASVKPRTGQERVQDDGTLPFSAFLTDNFGRRHSYLRISLTEKCNLRCQYCMPEEGVKLTPRNQLLTTSEIMTLARLFVQEGVDKIRLTGGEPLIRPDVLDIIAGLRTLEGLKTIAVTTNGINLARLLPKLKNAGLDMINISLDSLVPAKFEFIVRRKGFHKVIEGIDKAIEMGYSPVKVNCVVMRGLNEDELLDFVALTEKKPLEVRFIEYMPFDGNKWNFKKMVSYQEMLDHIRQQWPNFEMLQTDHTGTAKTCKVPGFKGQVGFITSMSEHFCGSCNRLRITADGSLKVCLFGNSEVSLRDVLRSGAPDKELLQIIGAAVGNKKKHHAGMFSISQMKNRPMILIGITSPRPLSLPKSQGSQKAFTVVSQLTVSNNTFLSPTASPVTCHPDNRTALSREVFLCLPDRTVSTQTANICCLRTLMCGDTYVRPHCRQENPNVMDSIHIVASLYSTELGRSCHTKIASFTTRTNVMSSLNECLRYAQGRGPNAFKTHLLRTLQTPIFRRLLMNAKINLPRYFVRPCHNQSSSEDPCLKPRRSVSDQTKLATNSNKTHLDETSEAQLTHTDTQGRANMVDTGGKVPTCRTATAHATVILGTAAFQLLQANQLAKGDALTVAQLAGIMASKQTSTLIPLCHPLPLDHISVTFDLDEWQNAVVITAVCRTTGRTGVEMEALTAVSVAALTVYDMCKAVTHDIIITDVKLVSKTGGKKDFHRYC from the exons ATGGCCACTCACGCTGTTCTGTGTTGCCGCCTGTCTGACGGACGGAGTTTAACCAGTTTGAGTAAATTGTTGGTACAGAGCGTCACCAGGAACATTCACAGGCTGTTTTCCAGTGCAACGCACAAGCAAGACGAAGTTGAACTTGGAGAGTCCAGCGTTTCTGTAGCTGCACCCAACTTCGCCGCTTCTGTCAAACCCAGGACAGGACAG GAGAGGGTACAAGATGATGGCACACTACCCTTTTCAGCTTTCTTGACTGACAATTTTGGACGGAGGCACAGCTACCTGCGCATCTCCTTGACAGAGAAATGCAACCTGCGCT GTCAGTATTGCATGCCGGAGGAGGGGGTAAAACTTACACCACGGAACCAGCTTCTGACCACCTCAGAGATAATGACCCTGGCTCGCCTCTTCGTTCAGGAGGGGGTGGATAAAATTCGCCTAACTGGAGGGGAACCTCTTATCAGACCTGATGTGTTGGATATCATTG CAGGACTAAGGACGTTGGAGGGCCTGAAAACCATTGCAGTAACAACCAATGGCATTAACCTGGCCAGGCTTCTACCAAAGCTGAAAAATGCTGGCCTTGACATGATTAACATCAGCCTGGATTCCTTGGTCCCTGCCAAATTTGAGTTTATTGTCAGGCGGAAAG GGTTCCACAAGGTCATAGAGGGCATTGATAAAGCCATTGAAATGGGTTACAGCCCTGTCAAG GTCAACTGTGTGGTAATGCGAGGCCTCAATGAGGACGAACTGCTGGATTTTGTAGCTCTAACAGAGAAGAAGCCTCTGGAGGTTCGCTTCATCGAATACATGCCCTTCGATG GCAACAAATGGAACTTTAAGAAGATGGTGAGTTACCAGGAGATGCTGGATCACATCAGGCAGCAGTGGCCCAACTTTGAAATGCTTCAGACTGATCATACAGGCACTGCCAAG ACATGTAAAGTGCCAGGATTTAAAGGTCAGGTGGGCTTCATCACTTCCATGTCCGAGCATTTCTGTGGCTCCTGCAACCGCTTACGGATCACAGCAGATGGAAGCCTTAAG gtgtgtttgtttggtaaCTCTGAGGTGTCTCTCAGAGATGTCTTGCGTTCTGGGGCACCAGATAAGGAGCTACTGCAAATCATCGGAGCAGCTGTGGGCAACAAGAAGAAACACCATGCAG GCATGTTCAGCATCTCCCAGATGAAAAACAGGCCTATGATCCTCATTG GCATCACATCCCCAAGGCCTTTGTCTCTGCCAAAGTCACAAGGCAGCCAGAAGGCTTTCACTGTGGTTTCCCAGCTTACAGTTTCAAACAACACATTCCTCTCTCCAACAGCTTCTCCTGTCACATGCCATCCAGACAACAGGACAGCTCTGAGCAGAGAGGTTTTTTTGTGCCTTCCAGACCGCACTGTTTCAACACAGACAGCCAACATATGCTGCTTGAGAACCTTGATGTGTGGAGATACCTATGTTAGGCCACATTGTAGACAAGAAAACCCTAATGTGATGGACAGCATCCACATTGTAGCATCACTTTACTCCACTGAGCTTGGACGGAGTTGTCACACTAAAATTGCAAGTTTTACTACCCGCACAAATGTCATGAGCAGCTTAAATGAATGTCTCAGGTACGCACAAGGCAGGGGTCCTAATGCTTTCAAGACTCATTTACTCAGGACCCTACAAACACCTATTTTTCGCAGACTACTAATGAATGCCAAAATAAATCTTCCACGTTACTTTGTTAGACCATGCCACAATCAAAGTTCCAGTGAAGACCCCTGCCTCAAACCCAGACGGTCTGTCAGTGATCAGACCAAGTTAGCCACAAACTCAAATAAAACTCACCTGGATGAAACCAGTGAAGCCCAAttgacacatacagacacacagggcCGAGCCAACATGGTGGATACTGGGGGGAAAGTTCCCACATGTCGAACAGCCACAGCACATGCCACTGTCATCCTGGGCACCGCTGCTTTCCAGCTGCTTCAGGCTAACCAATTGGCTAAAGGAGATGCCTTGACTGTGGCACAGTTGGCCGGCATTATGGCTTCCAAACAGACCTCAACCCTGATCCCACTCTGCCATCCACTCCCCTTGGACCACATCTCTGTTACCTTTGACCTGGATGAGTGGCAGAACGCTGTGGTCATCACAGCAGTGTGTCGCACTACGGGTAGGACAGGAGTAGAGATGGAGGCTCTGACAGCAGTTTCGGTGGCAGCGCTAACAGTCTATGACATGTGCAAGGCAGTGACCCATGACATAATAATCACAGATGTAAAACTGGTCAGTAAAACAGGTGGGAAGAAGGACTTTCATCGTTATTGTTGA